In a single window of the Flavobacterium sp. W4I14 genome:
- a CDS encoding hypothetical protein (product_source=Hypo-rule applied; cleavage_site_network=SignalP-noTM; pfam=PF16022; superfamily=54928) produces the protein MIRSLFLLIISLSSLYHPTALQADIIDDLSSYFKAGNSKEIAKSFASTIELIIVDEEDVYSKAQGEQILRDFFVKHPPVKTSIFHKINTNPNYRFGVIILGTAKETFRVSITMKKFNTSFSITELRIEPAKD, from the coding sequence ATGATCCGGAGCTTATTTTTACTCATTATTAGTTTGTCATCATTATATCACCCTACAGCTCTTCAGGCAGATATTATTGATGATTTATCCTCGTATTTTAAGGCTGGCAACTCAAAAGAAATTGCTAAAAGTTTCGCCTCAACTATCGAACTTATTATAGTTGATGAAGAAGATGTATACTCTAAAGCACAGGGTGAACAGATTTTAAGAGATTTTTTTGTTAAACATCCGCCGGTAAAAACAAGTATCTTTCATAAAATTAATACGAATCCAAACTATCGTTTTGGCGTAATTATTCTGGGTACCGCCAAAGAAACCTTCAGGGTTTCCATTACCATGAAAAAATTCAATACCAGCTTCTCGATTACCGAATTAAGGATCGAACCGGCAAAGGATTAA
- a CDS encoding glycerol-3-phosphate acyltransferase PlsY (product_source=KO:K08591; cog=COG0344; ko=KO:K08591; pfam=PF02660; smart=SM01207; tigrfam=TIGR00023; transmembrane_helix_parts=Inside_1_6,TMhelix_7_29,Outside_30_54,TMhelix_55_77,Inside_78_88,TMhelix_89_111,Outside_112_120,TMhelix_121_143,Inside_144_149,TMhelix_150_172,Outside_173_215): protein MVTVYSLSALLIAYLFGSIPTAVWLGQAFYGVDVREYGSGNAGATNTFRVLGKKAGIAVMIIDIAKGYTATNLAYLIGMSVTGPQNSVVFVNYQLALGVTAVMGHLFPVFAGFRGGKGVATLFGMILAVNFEASMLCVLVFVVVLLLTKYVSLSSICAGFTFPLSVVFLFQVSIKSEVLYGMVVCILILVTHQKNLERLLKGKESKVYLFRKKTN, encoded by the coding sequence ATGGTTACGGTTTATTCTCTCAGCGCGTTATTAATCGCCTATCTTTTTGGATCTATACCAACAGCTGTATGGCTTGGTCAGGCCTTTTATGGGGTCGATGTAAGAGAGTATGGAAGTGGCAACGCTGGCGCAACCAATACTTTTAGGGTATTGGGCAAAAAAGCCGGAATTGCAGTAATGATCATCGATATTGCAAAAGGTTATACCGCAACCAATCTGGCCTATTTAATCGGCATGTCGGTAACCGGGCCACAAAATTCAGTTGTTTTTGTCAATTATCAGCTCGCCCTGGGTGTAACCGCAGTAATGGGACATTTATTTCCTGTTTTTGCAGGTTTTAGAGGCGGAAAAGGTGTTGCTACACTTTTTGGAATGATTTTGGCAGTTAACTTTGAAGCATCTATGCTTTGTGTTCTGGTTTTTGTGGTTGTGTTGTTGTTAACTAAATACGTTTCATTAAGCTCCATTTGTGCAGGATTTACTTTTCCGCTCAGTGTGGTGTTTTTGTTTCAGGTTTCCATCAAATCGGAAGTGCTTTATGGCATGGTGGTTTGTATTTTAATCTTAGTTACGCACCAAAAAAACCTCGAAAGATTGCTAAAGGGCAAAGAATCCAAAGTGTATTTGTTTAGGAAGAAAACTAATTAA
- a CDS encoding 2,3-bisphosphoglycerate-independent phosphoglycerate mutase (product_source=KO:K15633; cath_funfam=3.40.1450.10,3.40.720.10; cog=COG0696; ko=KO:K15633; pfam=PF01676,PF06415; superfamily=64158; tigrfam=TIGR01307), with protein MVNDKKLALIILDGWGYGKQDNSDAAYAANTPFFDLLLQKYPNSKLEASGEAVGLPAGQMGNSEVGHMNLGAGRVVYQELGRINKSITDRELHSNPVLVSAFDYAKQNNKAVHFIGLVSNGGVHAHIEHLKALCDAANEANVPNTFVHAFLDGRDTDPNSGLGFITDLENHIQNTNAKLATMIGRYYAMDRDNRWERVKQAYDVMVNGIGEKTQDALAAIKKSYADGITDEFLKPIVLTQDNGAPVATIQNDDVVICFNFRTDRGREITTALTQKDFPEQQMHKLSLYYVTMTTYDESFEKVNVIFTKDDLTQTIGEVLADNNKNQIRIAETEKYPHVTFFFSGGREAEFKNEKRLLIPSPKVATYDLQPEMSAAGITDAITKEMETGWADFICLNFANPDMVGHTGVFEAVVKAVETADKCAETVVNKGLEHGYSFILLADHGNSEFMVNGDGSANTAHTTNLVPCILIDKDYKTIADGKLGDIAPTILKILGVAIPAEMTGNVLV; from the coding sequence ATGGTAAACGATAAAAAACTCGCACTTATAATTCTAGATGGTTGGGGCTATGGAAAACAAGATAATTCTGATGCTGCATATGCTGCCAACACTCCTTTTTTCGATTTGTTATTACAGAAATACCCAAATTCTAAGCTTGAAGCATCTGGCGAAGCAGTAGGTTTGCCCGCCGGACAGATGGGAAACTCTGAAGTTGGGCACATGAACTTAGGCGCAGGTCGGGTAGTTTACCAGGAGCTTGGAAGAATCAATAAATCGATTACCGACAGAGAATTGCACAGCAACCCGGTTTTAGTAAGTGCATTCGATTACGCTAAACAGAACAATAAAGCGGTTCACTTCATCGGTCTCGTTTCAAATGGTGGTGTACATGCGCATATCGAACATTTAAAAGCTTTATGTGATGCCGCAAATGAAGCAAACGTACCAAACACTTTTGTTCATGCTTTTTTAGATGGCCGTGATACTGATCCAAACTCCGGCTTGGGCTTTATTACAGACCTCGAAAACCATATCCAAAACACCAACGCTAAATTGGCAACGATGATTGGCCGTTATTATGCAATGGACCGCGATAACCGTTGGGAGCGTGTTAAACAAGCTTACGATGTAATGGTAAATGGCATTGGCGAAAAAACCCAGGATGCTTTGGCAGCGATCAAAAAATCATACGCTGATGGCATAACCGATGAGTTTTTAAAACCGATCGTTTTAACCCAAGATAATGGTGCACCAGTTGCTACGATTCAAAATGATGATGTAGTGATCTGTTTTAATTTCCGTACCGATAGAGGTCGTGAAATCACCACTGCATTAACACAAAAAGATTTCCCAGAACAGCAGATGCACAAGCTGTCGTTGTATTATGTCACCATGACTACCTACGATGAGAGTTTTGAAAAGGTAAATGTAATTTTCACAAAAGATGATTTAACCCAAACCATTGGTGAAGTTCTGGCCGACAACAATAAAAATCAGATCCGCATTGCAGAAACTGAGAAATACCCACACGTAACCTTCTTCTTCTCAGGCGGAAGGGAAGCTGAATTTAAAAACGAAAAACGTCTTTTAATTCCTTCACCTAAAGTAGCTACCTACGATCTTCAACCAGAAATGAGTGCCGCTGGGATTACAGATGCCATTACCAAAGAAATGGAAACCGGATGGGCTGATTTTATTTGCTTAAACTTTGCCAATCCAGATATGGTTGGTCACACAGGTGTTTTTGAGGCTGTGGTAAAAGCAGTAGAAACTGCAGACAAATGTGCAGAAACTGTAGTAAATAAAGGTTTGGAGCATGGTTATTCGTTTATCCTTTTGGCCGATCACGGAAATTCCGAATTTATGGTAAATGGAGATGGTTCTGCCAATACTGCGCATACCACTAATCTGGTTCCTTGTATTTTAATTGATAAGGATTATAAAACCATTGCAGATGGCAAATTGGGCGACATTGCCCCTACTATTCTGAAAATATTAGGTGTGGCTATTCCAGCAGAAATGACAGGAAATGTTTTAGTATAA
- a CDS encoding nicotinate-nucleotide pyrophosphorylase (carboxylating) (product_source=KO:K00767; cath_funfam=3.20.20.70,3.90.1170.20; cog=COG0157; ko=KO:K00767; pfam=PF01729,PF02749; superfamily=51690,54675; tigrfam=TIGR00078) produces the protein MSANKYLLFLRHKIYILDTQLIHQFIKNALAEDVGDGDHTSLSTIPPGTQGKAKLIIKEDGVLAGIELALEIFKEVDETLKVDVLLQDGVGVKVGDIALTVSGSTHAILIAERLVLNCMQRMSGIATKTHRIVSLLKTTKTKILDTRKTTPGLRYLEKWAVRIGGGVNHRIGLYDMILIKDNHVDYAGGISNAITAAKKYLIDQNKSLQIEIEVRNLEELSQVLSIGGVDRIMLDNFSFENLRAAVKLIDGKFITEASGGITEENVAEYAACGVDFISMGALTHSVKSLDMSLKAY, from the coding sequence TTGTCTGCTAACAAATATTTGTTATTTTTGCGGCATAAAATCTACATTTTGGATACTCAACTTATACATCAATTCATAAAAAATGCCCTTGCCGAAGATGTTGGTGATGGTGATCATACTTCACTGTCAACAATTCCACCCGGAACGCAGGGAAAAGCAAAACTGATTATCAAAGAAGATGGTGTTTTGGCTGGAATTGAACTGGCTCTTGAGATTTTTAAAGAAGTTGATGAAACTTTAAAAGTTGATGTACTGTTACAGGATGGTGTAGGGGTAAAAGTAGGCGATATTGCCTTAACCGTTTCTGGAAGTACACATGCCATTTTAATTGCAGAGCGTTTGGTTTTAAACTGTATGCAGCGCATGAGTGGTATTGCAACTAAAACCCATCGGATTGTTTCTTTATTGAAAACAACTAAAACCAAAATTTTAGATACCCGTAAAACCACTCCAGGGCTTCGCTATTTAGAAAAGTGGGCAGTAAGGATAGGGGGAGGTGTAAATCACCGCATTGGTTTATATGATATGATCTTAATTAAGGATAATCATGTAGATTATGCAGGAGGAATTTCAAACGCCATTACAGCTGCTAAAAAATATCTAATTGATCAAAATAAATCACTTCAGATCGAAATTGAGGTGCGGAACCTGGAAGAGTTGTCTCAAGTTTTGTCTATAGGTGGTGTAGACCGTATTATGCTTGATAATTTTAGTTTCGAAAACTTAAGGGCTGCGGTTAAATTAATCGACGGTAAATTTATTACAGAGGCTTCTGGAGGGATTACTGAAGAGAATGTTGCCGAATATGCTGCTTGCGGAGTAGATTTTATTTCGATGGGCGCGCTTACACACTCTGTGAAAAGCCTGGACATGAGTTTAAAAGCATACTAA
- a CDS encoding ATP-dependent Lon protease (product_source=KO:K01338; cath_funfam=1.10.8.60,2.30.130.40,3.30.230.10,3.40.50.300; cog=COG0466; ko=KO:K01338; pfam=PF00004,PF02190,PF05362; smart=SM00382,SM00464; superfamily=52540,54211,88697; tigrfam=TIGR00763): MSKQDIFDFHTAMPIINEDTEFFPLMSQQDEEEMNNEETPETLAILPLRNTVLFPGVVIPITVGRDKSIKLIKEAYKGNKIIGVVSQKDVSIEDPTFEQLNTVGTVANIIKLLQMPDGNTTVIIQGKQRFSLIEEVQNEPYIKAVVKKFEEQKHKADKEFKTLIASIREMSAQIIQLSPNIPSEASIALKNIESNSFLINFISSNMNAEMADKQKILEMDKLQERAQKVMELLMVELQMLELRNQIQSKVRTDLDKQQRDYFLNQQLKTIQEELGGSSADLEFDALQEKAKKKKWAKAVAEHFDKELDKLGRMNPAAPDYSVQLNYLELLLDLPWSEFTKDNFDLKRAQRILDKDHFGLEKVKQRIIEYLAVLKLKRNMKAPILCLVGPPGVGKTSLGKSIAKALGRKYVRMALGGIRDEAEIRGHRKTYIGAMPGRIISSIKKAGADNPVFVLDEIDKVGTDHRGDPSSALLEVLDPEQNSAFYDHYVEMDYDLSNILFIATANSLSTIQPALLDRMEIIEVNGYTIEEKIEIAKKYLLPKQKENHGLQTKDINLKTPLIEKVIEDYTRESGVRGLEKKIGSLVRGVATKIAMEETYDANLSNDDVERILGAPIYDKDLYEGNEVAGVVTGLAWTSVGGDILFIESSLSPGKGKLTLTGNLGDVMKESAVIALAYLRAHAAEFDIDYSLFDNWDVHVHVPAGATPKDGPSAGVTMLTALTSAFTQRKVKQHLAMTGEITLRGKVLPVGGIKEKILAAKRANIKEIILCKSNRKDILEIKESYIKDLKFHYVTEMSEVIELALTKNKVKKPLDLSVKIAPIVN, translated from the coding sequence ATGAGTAAACAAGATATATTTGATTTCCATACAGCAATGCCAATTATAAATGAGGATACCGAATTTTTTCCCTTAATGTCTCAGCAAGACGAAGAGGAAATGAACAATGAGGAAACGCCCGAAACGTTGGCTATATTGCCTTTGCGAAACACAGTTTTATTTCCAGGAGTAGTTATTCCTATTACAGTTGGAAGAGATAAATCGATTAAGTTAATTAAGGAAGCTTACAAAGGAAATAAGATTATTGGGGTTGTTTCTCAAAAAGATGTTTCTATTGAAGACCCTACGTTTGAGCAACTTAACACGGTTGGTACGGTTGCAAACATCATTAAGCTGTTACAGATGCCTGATGGAAATACCACCGTAATTATCCAGGGCAAACAACGTTTCAGCTTAATTGAAGAGGTGCAGAACGAACCTTACATTAAAGCAGTTGTTAAAAAATTCGAAGAACAAAAGCACAAAGCAGATAAAGAGTTTAAAACATTAATCGCTTCTATCCGCGAAATGTCTGCTCAGATTATCCAGCTATCACCAAATATTCCAAGTGAAGCCAGTATTGCGCTTAAAAACATCGAGAGCAATTCATTTTTGATCAATTTCATTTCGTCAAATATGAATGCCGAAATGGCCGATAAGCAAAAAATCCTTGAAATGGATAAATTGCAGGAAAGAGCACAAAAGGTAATGGAGCTTTTAATGGTCGAATTGCAGATGCTGGAACTGAGAAATCAGATCCAATCGAAAGTGCGTACGGATTTAGACAAGCAACAACGTGATTATTTTTTAAATCAACAGCTAAAAACCATTCAGGAAGAACTGGGAGGCAGCTCTGCCGATTTAGAATTCGATGCTTTACAAGAAAAAGCCAAGAAGAAAAAATGGGCAAAAGCAGTTGCCGAACATTTTGATAAAGAGCTAGATAAGTTGGGTAGGATGAACCCTGCTGCACCAGATTACTCTGTTCAGTTAAATTATTTGGAGCTTCTTTTAGATTTACCCTGGAGCGAGTTTACGAAAGATAATTTCGACCTAAAAAGAGCACAACGTATCTTAGATAAAGATCACTTTGGTTTAGAAAAAGTGAAACAGCGCATTATAGAATACTTAGCCGTTTTAAAATTAAAGCGTAATATGAAAGCGCCAATCTTATGTTTGGTTGGCCCTCCGGGAGTTGGTAAAACATCTTTAGGAAAATCTATTGCGAAAGCGCTAGGCCGTAAGTATGTACGTATGGCTTTAGGCGGTATCCGCGATGAAGCAGAAATCCGTGGCCACCGTAAAACTTACATCGGTGCAATGCCAGGCCGTATTATTTCGTCTATTAAAAAAGCGGGGGCAGATAATCCTGTTTTTGTTTTGGATGAGATTGATAAAGTAGGAACCGACCACCGCGGCGATCCATCATCAGCCTTGCTTGAAGTATTAGACCCCGAACAAAACAGCGCCTTCTACGATCATTATGTAGAAATGGATTACGATTTATCCAACATCCTGTTTATCGCAACAGCAAACTCTTTAAGTACCATTCAACCTGCTTTGTTAGATCGTATGGAAATTATCGAAGTAAACGGATATACGATTGAAGAGAAAATAGAAATCGCTAAAAAATACCTGTTGCCTAAACAGAAAGAAAACCATGGTTTACAAACTAAGGATATTAACCTAAAAACTCCACTGATCGAAAAAGTGATTGAAGATTATACCAGAGAATCAGGTGTACGTGGTTTGGAGAAAAAAATAGGTTCTTTGGTACGTGGTGTGGCCACCAAAATTGCGATGGAAGAAACCTACGATGCAAATTTAAGCAATGATGATGTAGAGCGCATTTTAGGTGCCCCGATTTACGATAAAGACTTATACGAAGGCAATGAAGTGGCTGGAGTAGTAACAGGTTTAGCCTGGACAAGCGTAGGGGGTGATATTTTATTCATCGAATCGAGTTTAAGCCCAGGAAAAGGAAAATTAACCTTAACAGGTAACCTTGGCGATGTAATGAAAGAATCTGCGGTTATCGCGCTGGCCTATTTACGTGCCCACGCAGCCGAATTTGATATAGACTACAGTTTATTTGACAACTGGGATGTTCACGTTCACGTGCCAGCAGGCGCTACACCAAAAGACGGACCTTCGGCCGGAGTAACGATGCTTACCGCCTTAACATCAGCATTTACACAACGTAAGGTAAAACAGCATTTAGCTATGACTGGTGAGATTACTTTACGGGGAAAGGTACTTCCGGTTGGTGGCATCAAAGAAAAGATCCTTGCTGCAAAAAGAGCAAACATTAAAGAAATTATCCTTTGCAAAAGCAACCGTAAGGATATTTTAGAGATTAAAGAAAGTTACATCAAGGATTTAAAATTCCATTATGTAACCGAAATGAGTGAAGTAATTGAATTGGCCTTAACCAAGAATAAGGTTAAAAAACCTTTAGATTTAAGTGTTAAAATCGCGCCGATTGTAAACTAA
- a CDS encoding putative Zn-dependent protease (product_source=COG4783; cath_funfam=3.30.2010.10; cog=COG4783; ko=KO:K23010; pfam=PF01435; superfamily=143744) yields the protein MKKLFLAASVAGVLLFNSCSTVPLTGRSRFDLVSNDQVLPMAFQAYNTFLTENKNTVLPASNAQALKVKTIGSRLITAVKSYMNSNNYGNLIADYQWEVNVVQNNEKNAWCMPGGKIVVYTGILPVTQDDAGLATVMGHEIAHAIAGHSAERMSQEMVAQGIGAAAGVALSKNPKTQSIFNTLYGVGTPVAMLKFSRNQELEADRLGLIFMAMAGYNPQNATAFWNRMSAASAGAQKPAEFLSTHPSDATRIAQIQKYLPEAQQYYKK from the coding sequence ATGAAAAAGTTATTTTTAGCAGCAAGCGTTGCTGGAGTATTATTATTTAACTCCTGTTCTACCGTTCCTTTAACAGGCCGTAGTCGATTTGATTTAGTGAGTAACGACCAGGTTTTGCCAATGGCTTTCCAGGCTTATAACACCTTTTTAACGGAGAATAAAAATACAGTTTTACCGGCCTCGAATGCACAGGCTTTGAAGGTTAAAACCATTGGTAGCAGATTAATTACGGCTGTAAAATCGTATATGAACAGCAATAATTATGGCAATCTAATTGCAGATTACCAGTGGGAAGTTAATGTGGTGCAGAACAACGAGAAAAATGCCTGGTGTATGCCAGGAGGAAAGATTGTAGTTTATACCGGCATTTTGCCTGTTACACAGGATGATGCAGGTTTGGCTACTGTAATGGGCCACGAGATTGCCCACGCCATTGCAGGTCACTCAGCAGAACGGATGTCGCAGGAAATGGTTGCCCAAGGTATTGGTGCAGCAGCAGGTGTTGCGTTATCTAAAAACCCAAAAACACAGTCTATTTTTAATACCCTTTATGGTGTTGGTACACCAGTGGCGATGTTAAAATTCAGCCGTAATCAAGAATTGGAAGCCGATCGTTTAGGCTTGATTTTTATGGCCATGGCCGGATACAATCCACAAAATGCTACTGCTTTCTGGAATAGAATGTCGGCAGCTTCTGCTGGAGCACAAAAACCAGCCGAGTTTTTAAGTACCCACCCAAGCGATGCTACACGTATTGCACAGATCCAAAAATATTTACCTGAAGCGCAACAGTATTATAAGAAATAG
- a CDS encoding hypothetical protein (product_source=Hypo-rule applied): MVKKLHILVFSLALFSCNQRKEAEANTDLLYFDIKGYFGKEILRLQKLSPIVNKTVSVNGAAESKTAKIADWTKELAIFVNADINKTSWKGSFKTKEQNGVDIYTSDNKKIPIKKVSITWKGQKAGKIEIIIDNKNILYQSQDTLTYCPDSLYTIKKQQKIRLLKEKKYSIIGKLK; the protein is encoded by the coding sequence ATGGTTAAAAAACTTCATATCCTGGTATTTTCTTTGGCATTGTTTTCCTGCAATCAGCGAAAAGAAGCTGAAGCAAATACCGATTTATTGTATTTTGATATCAAAGGATATTTTGGAAAGGAAATATTGCGCCTACAAAAGCTAAGCCCCATTGTGAACAAAACCGTTAGTGTAAATGGGGCAGCCGAAAGCAAAACAGCTAAAATTGCTGACTGGACAAAAGAATTAGCCATTTTTGTCAACGCTGACATCAATAAAACATCGTGGAAAGGAAGTTTTAAAACAAAAGAACAAAATGGTGTTGATATTTATACTTCCGATAATAAAAAAATCCCTATTAAGAAGGTTTCTATAACCTGGAAAGGCCAGAAAGCAGGTAAAATAGAGATCATTATCGATAATAAAAATATCCTATATCAATCTCAGGATACATTAACCTACTGCCCAGATAGCCTTTACACGATCAAAAAGCAACAGAAAATTAGGTTGCTAAAAGAAAAGAAGTATTCAATTATTGGAAAACTGAAATAA
- a CDS encoding tetratricopeptide (TPR) repeat protein (product_source=COG0457; cath_funfam=1.25.40.10; cleavage_site_network=SignalP-noTM; cog=COG0457; pfam=PF13512; smart=SM00028; superfamily=48452) — MNYFKKAILGLIIFTSTSSFAQSNYDRSMQAIMKGDYKTAATQLEKADAKTPDNATVLQMLGYSYFQNREYEKCIATYSRLLTIKPSEVSAYYYRGIARLKIANDPKESLNTMRENFYLASLKDFTKAIEINGDEDAQMFQNRGLAYKDYAIFRSFKAKKKEEKAACVALFNNSIADFQKVLTLQPLRKDIIDWVTYDKAQIASLK, encoded by the coding sequence ATGAACTATTTTAAAAAGGCGATTTTAGGATTAATTATTTTTACATCAACTAGTAGTTTCGCACAAAGCAATTACGATAGAAGCATGCAGGCGATTATGAAAGGTGATTATAAAACTGCCGCTACACAGTTAGAAAAAGCTGATGCTAAAACTCCTGATAATGCTACCGTACTCCAGATGCTTGGATATTCTTATTTCCAAAACCGCGAATACGAAAAATGTATTGCAACTTACAGCCGTTTATTAACCATTAAACCATCTGAAGTTTCTGCATATTATTACCGTGGGATAGCAAGGTTAAAAATCGCTAACGATCCTAAAGAATCGTTAAATACCATGCGCGAGAACTTTTATTTGGCATCTCTCAAAGATTTTACAAAAGCCATTGAAATTAATGGTGATGAGGATGCCCAAATGTTTCAGAACCGTGGCTTAGCTTATAAGGATTATGCAATTTTCAGATCTTTTAAAGCGAAGAAAAAAGAAGAAAAGGCGGCTTGCGTAGCTTTGTTCAACAATTCTATCGCTGATTTTCAGAAGGTATTAACCTTGCAGCCCTTGAGAAAAGATATTATCGATTGGGTTACTTACGATAAAGCGCAGATTGCAAGCTTAAAATAA